Proteins encoded in a region of the Candidatus Hydrogenedens sp. genome:
- the ligA gene encoding NAD-dependent DNA ligase LigA has protein sequence MELFDDAFVKAKEKHEFLCNEIERHNELYYVHAKPEISDYEYDMLLKELEALEREYPQLQTPYSPTQRVGGKVIDEFQSVEHKVPMLSIDNTYNEAEIREFDQRIHRALSTDEKISYVVELKIDGVAISITYESQIYTRAATRGDGFRGDDVTENVKTIKSVPLRLRGSAPKVVEVRGEVFMRNEELERLNQIREENGEEPFRNPRNTTAGTLKLKDPRLVAQRKLDVFFYEIVFEEQNKDICKTHVETLTTLKKWGLPVNPHWTACADINEVIKCCNEWREKRYSLGYETDGMVIKVNEHKIRELLGSTSKSPRWVIAYKFPAETAKTKLLNIKVQVGKSGALTPVAEMEPVLLAGTIVKRATLHNFEELERKDIRVGDTVEIQKAGEIIPQVIRPILELRPPDAKPFKPPEICPECGSHVQKDPEGVFYRCLSIDCPAQLKQRIQHYAQRRAMDIEGLGPALVEQLVNKGLVKNIADIYRLKKEQLVELERMGSKSADNLLNAIENSKNRPISALIFGLGIRHVGQHIAEILAEHFCSIENLMTASVEELTSINEVGPIVAESIKNFFTTKENIELINDLKQLGLRMSEEKTEIAPEKNILSGKTFVVTGSLKNFTRDQIEQKIKQLGGKPTSSVSKNTDFVLVGENPGSKYDKAVQLGLKIINEDEFLDMIRGNE, from the coding sequence ATGGAGTTATTTGACGACGCATTTGTAAAAGCAAAAGAAAAACATGAATTTCTTTGTAATGAGATAGAACGACATAACGAACTGTATTATGTCCATGCCAAACCCGAAATTTCAGATTATGAGTACGACATGCTATTAAAAGAGCTGGAGGCTTTAGAAAGAGAATATCCCCAATTACAAACACCTTATTCGCCAACACAACGTGTAGGTGGAAAAGTAATCGATGAGTTTCAGTCTGTAGAGCATAAAGTTCCGATGTTGTCTATAGATAATACGTATAATGAAGCGGAAATACGCGAATTTGACCAGCGAATACACCGTGCTTTATCAACAGATGAAAAGATTAGTTATGTGGTTGAATTAAAAATTGACGGGGTGGCAATTTCTATTACCTACGAAAGTCAGATATACACACGAGCAGCAACAAGAGGTGATGGTTTCCGCGGTGATGATGTAACAGAAAATGTAAAAACAATTAAAAGTGTCCCTTTGAGATTAAGAGGTTCTGCCCCTAAAGTGGTAGAAGTCCGTGGCGAAGTATTTATGAGAAACGAAGAACTTGAGAGATTGAACCAGATAAGGGAAGAAAATGGAGAAGAGCCTTTTAGAAATCCACGGAATACAACTGCAGGCACATTAAAATTAAAAGACCCACGTTTGGTAGCCCAACGGAAATTAGATGTATTTTTCTATGAAATTGTGTTTGAAGAGCAAAATAAAGATATATGCAAAACGCATGTAGAAACACTTACCACATTAAAAAAATGGGGATTGCCTGTTAATCCACATTGGACTGCCTGTGCTGATATAAATGAGGTTATTAAGTGCTGTAATGAATGGAGAGAAAAAAGGTATTCCTTAGGTTATGAAACAGATGGCATGGTTATAAAGGTGAATGAACATAAGATACGCGAACTGTTAGGCTCTACCAGCAAATCACCACGATGGGTGATAGCGTATAAATTTCCAGCAGAGACAGCAAAAACGAAATTGCTAAATATAAAGGTGCAAGTAGGAAAATCAGGAGCATTAACCCCAGTGGCAGAAATGGAACCAGTCCTTCTTGCAGGGACGATAGTAAAACGAGCCACGCTCCATAATTTTGAAGAATTAGAGCGTAAAGATATACGAGTCGGCGACACAGTCGAAATACAAAAAGCAGGTGAGATTATTCCCCAGGTGATACGTCCCATTTTGGAACTTCGCCCACCTGATGCAAAACCATTTAAACCTCCAGAAATTTGCCCTGAGTGTGGTAGCCATGTCCAGAAAGACCCAGAAGGTGTCTTTTATCGTTGTTTAAGTATCGACTGCCCAGCACAATTAAAACAGAGAATTCAACACTATGCTCAAAGAAGGGCTATGGATATTGAAGGATTAGGTCCAGCTTTAGTTGAACAGTTAGTTAACAAGGGATTAGTAAAAAATATAGCAGATATCTACCGTTTGAAAAAGGAACAATTGGTAGAACTGGAAAGAATGGGAAGCAAATCTGCGGATAATCTGCTAAATGCAATTGAAAACAGCAAAAACAGACCAATAAGTGCTTTAATTTTTGGTTTGGGAATACGACATGTTGGCCAGCACATTGCCGAAATCCTCGCCGAACACTTCTGTTCAATTGAAAACCTAATGACAGCAAGTGTAGAAGAACTTACTTCTATAAACGAAGTAGGACCTATTGTAGCAGAAAGTATAAAAAACTTTTTCACAACGAAAGAAAATATAGAACTTATAAACGACCTAAAACAATTAGGTCTTCGAATGTCAGAAGAAAAAACAGAAATAGCACCAGAAAAAAATATCCTAAGCGGAAAAACCTTTGTTGTGACTGGTAGCCTTAAAAATTTTACCCGTGACCAAATAGAACAAAAAATTAAACAATTAGGAGGCAAACCTACTTCATCTGTAAGCAAAAACACAGACTTTGTGCTGGTAGGAGAGAATCCAGGCTCTAAGTATGACAAAGCAGTACAATTAGGATTAAAGATTATAAATGAAGATGAATTTCTTGACATGATACGGGGGAATGAATAA
- a CDS encoding ABC transporter permease, with protein sequence METPTIKAPSQINSNSGKELYRQIKHLELHKKDKIIIDLSQTDSIDTYGCAWILHIAEELKKKHCTLIWTGEKEKVKEILEIVSPAFEYKPLKTRTTSGVFDIIFDKYSIIFSEIKDFINLCIDAIYWTILAPLLGKKFRWELFIEEVYEMGVRAVRIVCLMNFLLGLIIAMLSAAQVASFGLSIYVANLIMIGFARELAAIMTATVVSARTGAAISAEISTMKVQEEIDALRGMGINVVQYLVAPKMLALLIVLPCLSVLGLIFGLLGGSAWGIVVLGFNPAVWFRQTINSAQFNDLLQGLLKTFVFAVFIVLIGCHNGFRVVGGSRGVGLMTTRAVVMDVFMLIAVDIVFAVIFYYLI encoded by the coding sequence ATGGAAACCCCTACGATTAAAGCACCATCCCAAATCAATTCAAACTCAGGTAAAGAATTATACAGGCAGATAAAGCATTTAGAACTTCATAAGAAAGATAAGATTATTATCGATTTATCTCAAACAGATTCAATAGACACCTATGGATGTGCATGGATACTCCACATCGCAGAGGAATTAAAAAAGAAACATTGCACTCTTATCTGGACTGGTGAAAAAGAAAAAGTGAAAGAAATATTAGAAATAGTTTCACCAGCATTCGAATACAAACCACTAAAAACAAGAACAACTTCAGGGGTTTTCGACATAATATTTGATAAATATAGTATAATTTTTTCCGAAATTAAAGATTTTATAAATTTATGTATCGATGCTATTTATTGGACTATTTTAGCACCATTATTAGGAAAAAAATTCCGCTGGGAATTGTTTATTGAAGAAGTTTATGAGATGGGTGTTCGTGCAGTTAGAATCGTTTGTCTAATGAATTTTTTGTTAGGCTTAATCATAGCCATGCTTTCAGCAGCACAGGTTGCCAGTTTCGGATTAAGTATTTATGTTGCCAATTTAATTATGATTGGATTTGCTCGTGAACTTGCCGCCATTATGACCGCAACTGTTGTTTCCGCACGAACAGGTGCGGCTATCTCTGCAGAAATATCCACAATGAAAGTTCAAGAAGAAATCGATGCTCTACGTGGCATGGGTATCAACGTTGTTCAATATCTTGTTGCCCCCAAAATGCTTGCACTTCTTATTGTTTTACCTTGTTTATCTGTTTTAGGCCTTATCTTTGGGCTTCTTGGAGGTTCAGCGTGGGGCATTGTTGTTTTAGGTTTTAATCCCGCAGTATGGTTCCGACAAACAATCAATTCAGCCCAATTCAATGATTTATTGCAAGGATTATTAAAAACATTTGTTTTTGCAGTATTCATTGTCTTAATCGGCTGTCATAATGGATTTAGAGTTGTTGGCGGTTCAAGGGGTGTAGGACTTATGACAACTCGGGCAGTTGTTATGGATGTTTTTATGTTAATTGCAGTTGACATTGTATTTGCAGTAATTTTTTACTATCTTATATAA
- a CDS encoding ATP-binding cassette domain-containing protein, protein MSPKTILKVESLEVRYGDRVILEDVSFEVYEHEIFLIVGGSGCGKTTLLKAVCGLLKPSKGRIYINGQDVTVLDEEELSKVLQNIGIAFQSSGLINSITVGDNVALPLREYGKTDQEIISDIVRIKLSLVGLSGVENMMPEELSGGMKKRAGLARSLALDPPLVFFDEPSAGLDPIIAAELDELILDLRNILGITFVIVSHELESIKKIADRVLMLDGGKNIFCGTLEEVKYTHIPKVKQFFERKPNEQKMITSYR, encoded by the coding sequence TTGAGTCCAAAAACGATATTAAAAGTGGAATCCTTGGAAGTACGATATGGAGATAGAGTAATCCTTGAAGATGTCTCATTTGAAGTTTATGAACACGAGATATTTCTAATCGTAGGCGGTAGTGGTTGTGGCAAAACAACACTGCTTAAAGCCGTGTGTGGTCTCTTAAAGCCATCAAAAGGACGTATTTACATTAATGGTCAGGATGTGACAGTATTGGACGAGGAAGAACTGTCAAAAGTATTGCAGAACATAGGAATTGCCTTTCAATCAAGTGGCTTAATTAATTCAATTACCGTGGGCGACAATGTTGCCCTTCCACTAAGAGAATATGGCAAAACAGACCAAGAAATTATTAGCGATATTGTTCGTATCAAGTTGAGTTTAGTTGGTTTATCTGGTGTCGAAAATATGATGCCCGAAGAGTTATCAGGTGGTATGAAAAAACGTGCAGGTCTGGCAAGGTCATTGGCATTAGACCCACCACTTGTTTTCTTTGATGAACCTTCCGCAGGTTTAGACCCTATTATTGCTGCAGAATTAGATGAACTTATATTAGATTTAAGAAACATATTAGGTATAACATTTGTAATAGTAAGCCATGAACTGGAATCAATAAAAAAGATAGCTGACCGAGTTCTCATGTTAGATGGCGGAAAGAATATTTTTTGTGGAACATTAGAAGAAGTAAAATATACTCATATACCTAAAGTAAAACAATTTTTCGAACGGAAACCCAATGAACAGAAAATGATAACTTCATATAGATAA
- a CDS encoding MlaD family protein yields MATKKQKFQVSIFLLVSVSLVLTIIYFVSGMYSNYGVRYRIEFDESVLGIYEGGVVEYLGVPVGKIEEIKVSREGKPNVVVNIDSKKVTLHKGVEANLVIYSLAAGTMAISLRGGDPNAPILPPGSKIPARRSTISAVSSRIEELVEDLKNILDSVKKGMEGLESGDLTEIAHKVDRVLEKGEEVLDNAKNTLKNIEDTLGKIEPKISKTLDTSEKTVGDIKQLSKKAEDLVTTINEKAKQLDIQKTQDNLNNTMEEIQKLSKNVNDLVNDLKSITSTASYKVDNVEFSIQKTLEEMNQTLESLRNVLDTIKNNPASLIRGKAYPKEGK; encoded by the coding sequence GTGGCTACGAAAAAACAAAAATTTCAAGTTTCAATATTTCTTCTTGTCTCAGTTTCTCTTGTATTAACAATTATTTATTTTGTCTCTGGAATGTATAGCAATTACGGGGTAAGATATCGAATCGAGTTTGATGAATCTGTTTTAGGAATTTATGAAGGCGGTGTTGTCGAATATTTAGGTGTACCTGTCGGGAAAATTGAGGAAATAAAGGTCAGCCGTGAAGGAAAACCAAACGTTGTTGTCAATATTGACAGCAAAAAAGTAACCCTGCATAAAGGTGTTGAAGCAAATCTTGTCATTTATAGCCTTGCCGCTGGAACAATGGCAATTTCTTTACGGGGCGGTGACCCTAATGCACCTATATTACCCCCAGGAAGTAAAATACCAGCACGACGCTCTACTATTTCCGCTGTGAGTTCAAGAATTGAAGAACTTGTTGAAGATTTAAAAAACATTCTTGACTCAGTCAAAAAAGGAATGGAAGGACTTGAATCAGGAGATTTAACAGAAATTGCTCACAAAGTTGATAGAGTATTGGAAAAAGGAGAAGAAGTATTGGACAATGCCAAAAATACGTTGAAAAATATTGAAGATACGTTAGGGAAAATAGAACCCAAAATAAGTAAAACGTTAGATACCAGTGAGAAAACCGTTGGTGATATAAAACAACTTTCAAAAAAAGCAGAAGACTTGGTTACTACAATAAACGAAAAAGCAAAACAGTTAGATATCCAAAAAACACAAGATAACTTAAACAATACAATGGAAGAAATACAAAAGTTATCCAAAAACGTAAATGATTTAGTGAATGACCTGAAAAGTATAACCAGTACCGCCTCCTATAAGGTAGATAATGTTGAGTTTTCAATACAAAAAACATTGGAAGAAATGAACCAAACATTAGAATCATTAAGAAATGTATTAGATACAATCAAAAACAATCCAGCCTCTCTAATAAGAGGAAAAGCATATCCAAAAGAAGGAAAGTAA
- a CDS encoding ABC-type transport auxiliary lipoprotein family protein, with product MKANINKGSILIFIILASFSGCLSPTMSNTPIKYYLRPEIDELRGEPTGLTLAIRGLDYPRTITNYVTYLDEQGKMYINENEEWAEHPSDVIKKILIKSFQRTGRFQDVADAVEIKNPDVILIGEINAFYKVKENSQQKIYISVNLRIREQKSSKIIFNKNFSVESVIENDEYFIQTVNNALSKLAKDIEIEINNSQFNVIPIR from the coding sequence ATGAAAGCAAACATAAATAAAGGAAGTATCCTAATTTTTATAATACTTGCCTCTTTTTCAGGGTGTTTATCTCCAACAATGTCAAATACCCCGATAAAATATTATTTACGCCCTGAAATTGATGAACTACGAGGCGAACCCACGGGGCTTACCCTCGCTATACGAGGTTTAGATTACCCAAGAACAATTACAAACTATGTAACCTATTTAGATGAACAAGGTAAAATGTATATAAATGAAAATGAAGAATGGGCAGAACACCCCTCAGATGTAATTAAAAAAATCCTTATAAAATCATTTCAAAGAACAGGAAGATTTCAAGATGTTGCAGATGCTGTGGAGATAAAAAATCCCGATGTAATTCTTATCGGAGAAATTAATGCATTTTACAAAGTGAAAGAAAATTCACAGCAAAAAATATATATATCAGTAAATTTGAGGATAAGGGAACAAAAATCAAGCAAGATAATATTTAATAAAAACTTCAGTGTTGAATCTGTCATTGAAAACGATGAATATTTTATTCAAACAGTAAATAATGCTTTGTCAAAACTCGCAAAAGATATTGAAATTGAAATAAACAATAGCCAATTTAATGTTATACCTATTAGATAA
- a CDS encoding SO_0444 family Cu/Zn efflux transporter encodes MQFLTNFINIFAEMAPYLLFGFLIAGILSQILPTWWVKKHLSGKGYAPIFKSALIGIPLPLCSCGVIPVMASLRKQGANVPAMLAFILSTPQTGVDSILATYALLGLPLAIYRPFIALITAGVGGCLYYWISKRKVENDETTEINNNDNQINYSDENPNRTIKERVIDILHYGFFTLPREIAKPLIFGIIIAGVITTFIPPGVITKFLGNGILQIFSAILVGIPIYVCATASIPIALSLIYLGASPGSALAFLIAGPATNMATIAVVKQFLGKKAVIIYVLTMIVSALFFGLTFDWLTNYVPSFQFSNHVHLMSHSSLADSPVKFISLLLLTIILILSTIKIDSIIQYFMKRKISPTIKEEPYLKIKVDGMTCSHCLTRVNSIISNISEVKEVDISLEKGIATIYGKPSFNTIRNILIKEGYTSEIIEDHTTCSCHTLSNCQCH; translated from the coding sequence ATGCAATTTCTGACCAATTTTATAAATATATTCGCAGAGATGGCACCCTATTTATTATTTGGGTTTCTCATCGCAGGTATTTTATCTCAAATCCTCCCAACATGGTGGGTCAAAAAACATCTTTCTGGTAAAGGTTACGCACCTATTTTCAAAAGTGCATTAATAGGAATACCTTTGCCTCTTTGTTCATGCGGGGTAATTCCAGTTATGGCATCACTTCGAAAACAGGGAGCAAATGTTCCAGCAATGTTAGCATTCATTCTATCCACACCCCAAACAGGTGTTGATTCCATTCTTGCTACCTATGCGTTGTTAGGACTACCTTTAGCAATATATAGACCCTTTATCGCACTAATTACTGCTGGTGTAGGTGGATGTTTGTATTATTGGATTAGCAAAAGAAAGGTTGAAAATGATGAGACTACCGAAATAAATAATAATGATAACCAGATAAATTATTCGGATGAAAACCCGAACAGAACAATAAAGGAACGAGTTATTGATATACTCCATTATGGTTTTTTTACATTGCCCCGTGAAATTGCAAAACCGCTGATTTTTGGAATTATTATTGCTGGAGTTATAACGACATTTATTCCACCAGGAGTTATTACAAAATTTTTAGGAAATGGAATATTACAAATTTTCTCCGCTATTTTAGTCGGGATACCGATATATGTATGTGCCACAGCATCCATACCAATTGCACTTAGTTTAATATATTTGGGTGCTTCGCCAGGTTCTGCCTTGGCTTTCCTTATTGCAGGTCCCGCAACAAATATGGCTACTATTGCAGTCGTAAAACAGTTCTTGGGCAAAAAAGCAGTAATCATTTATGTTTTAACAATGATTGTTTCAGCCTTATTCTTCGGACTTACATTTGACTGGCTTACAAACTATGTTCCTTCATTCCAGTTTTCAAATCATGTACACTTAATGTCTCATAGTAGTCTCGCAGATAGCCCTGTAAAATTCATCTCTCTTTTGTTGCTAACTATCATTTTAATCCTGAGTACAATAAAAATAGATTCAATTATTCAATATTTTATGAAGAGAAAAATTTCGCCCACGATTAAAGAAGAACCATATTTGAAAATTAAAGTGGATGGAATGACCTGCTCACACTGTTTAACAAGAGTAAACTCTATTATTTCAAACATAAGTGAAGTTAAAGAGGTGGATATATCCCTTGAAAAAGGTATCGCTACAATCTATGGCAAACCCTCCTTCAATACTATTAGAAATATACTAATTAAAGAAGGTTATACATCGGAAATAATTGAGGACCATACCACCTGCTCCTGCCATACATTAAGTAATTGCCAATGCCATTAA